A window of the Streptococcus sp. 116-D4 genome harbors these coding sequences:
- a CDS encoding carbohydrate ABC transporter permease, whose product MAEKKIKKEKIDNVGIHSFSKKADIFFSIISGLIALSCILPFIFVIIISVTDEKSILQNGYSFFPSQFGLDGFEFLAQFKDKILQALFISVFVTVVGTITNVFITTTYAYAISRTTFKYRRFFTIFALLSMLFNAGLVPGYIVVTRLLQLGDTVWALIVPMLLSPFNIILMRSFFKKTIPEAILESARIDGASEARIFFQICLPLSLPGIATITLLTALGFWNDWFNALLYIKSDNLYPLQYLLMQIQQNMDYIAKAVGLSGQLGVALPKETGRMAMVVVATLPIAILYPFFQRYFVKGLTIGGVKE is encoded by the coding sequence ATGGCAGAAAAGAAAATTAAAAAAGAAAAAATCGATAATGTCGGCATTCACTCCTTTAGTAAGAAGGCGGATATCTTCTTTAGTATCATCTCAGGTTTGATTGCTCTTTCTTGTATCTTGCCCTTTATCTTCGTTATCATTATTTCGGTGACAGATGAAAAGAGTATTCTCCAAAATGGATATAGCTTCTTCCCATCCCAATTTGGCTTAGACGGTTTTGAATTTTTGGCACAGTTTAAGGATAAAATCCTCCAAGCCCTCTTCATCTCAGTCTTTGTAACAGTGGTGGGAACGATCACAAACGTTTTTATCACAACAACCTATGCCTACGCCATCTCACGGACAACCTTTAAATATCGCAGATTCTTTACAATCTTTGCCCTTCTTAGTATGTTGTTCAACGCTGGTTTGGTACCAGGCTATATCGTGGTCACTCGTTTGCTTCAACTTGGTGATACAGTTTGGGCCTTGATTGTTCCAATGCTTCTCTCACCATTTAATATCATCTTGATGCGTTCCTTCTTCAAGAAGACCATTCCAGAAGCCATTCTAGAATCCGCTCGTATCGATGGTGCTAGTGAGGCCCGGATCTTCTTCCAAATCTGTTTGCCATTGTCACTACCAGGTATCGCAACCATCACGCTCTTGACAGCTCTTGGTTTCTGGAACGACTGGTTCAACGCCCTTCTTTACATCAAGAGTGACAACTTGTATCCATTGCAATATTTGCTCATGCAAATCCAGCAAAATATGGACTACATCGCTAAAGCAGTCGGCCTATCTGGTCAACTGGGAGTTGCTCTACCAAAAGAAACAGGACGTATGGCCATGGTTGTGGTCGCAACCCTTCCAATCGCGATTTTGTATCCATTCTTCCAACGCTACTTTGTAAAAGGTTTGACTATCGGTGGTGTGAAAGAATAG
- a CDS encoding ABC transporter permease, with protein sequence MNKFSKTLRDNWIFLLMVLPGALWLILFFYIPVFGNVVAFKDYHMTSNGFIDSIVNSKWVGLDNFRFLFSSKDAFIITRNTVLYNLGFIFIGLIVSVGIAIILSELRSKQMVKIFQTSMLFPYFLSWVIISFFTDAFLNIDKGVFNHFLESIGMKEINFYADLGIWPYLLLFLGIWKGFGYSSVMYYATIMGIDPTYYEAATVDGASKWQRIRNVTIPQLTPLVTVLTILAVGNIFRADFGLFYQIPHNAGQLYNVTNVLDVYVFNGLTQTADIGMASAAGLYQSVVGLILVILSNLLARRVDPNSALF encoded by the coding sequence ATGAATAAGTTTTCAAAAACCTTGAGAGACAACTGGATCTTTCTCTTGATGGTTTTGCCAGGGGCACTCTGGTTGATTCTATTCTTCTACATTCCAGTATTTGGAAACGTGGTTGCCTTTAAAGACTACCACATGACCAGTAATGGATTCATAGATAGTATCGTGAATAGTAAATGGGTCGGACTCGATAATTTCAGATTCTTGTTTAGTTCAAAAGACGCTTTTATTATCACACGAAATACTGTCCTCTACAATCTCGGCTTTATCTTTATCGGTTTGATTGTATCTGTAGGGATTGCCATCATCCTCAGTGAACTCCGTTCTAAGCAAATGGTTAAGATCTTCCAAACTTCTATGTTGTTCCCTTACTTCTTGTCTTGGGTTATCATCAGTTTCTTTACAGATGCCTTCCTAAACATTGACAAAGGGGTGTTCAACCATTTCCTAGAATCTATTGGAATGAAGGAAATCAATTTCTACGCTGACTTGGGCATCTGGCCATATCTCCTACTTTTCCTAGGTATTTGGAAAGGCTTTGGATATAGCAGTGTCATGTACTATGCAACAATCATGGGGATTGATCCAACCTACTACGAAGCAGCGACAGTGGACGGAGCTAGCAAATGGCAACGTATCCGCAATGTAACCATTCCGCAGTTGACACCATTGGTAACCGTATTGACCATCCTTGCAGTCGGAAACATCTTCCGTGCAGACTTCGGTCTCTTCTACCAAATCCCACACAACGCTGGTCAGCTTTATAATGTAACTAACGTCTTGGACGTCTATGTCTTTAACGGTTTGACTCAAACAGCGGATATCGGGATGGCTTCAGCGGCCGGTCTTTACCAATCCGTTGTCGGTTTGATACTGGTTATTCTATCAAACTTGCTTGCAAGACGAGTCGATCCAAACTCAGCTTTATTCTAG
- a CDS encoding beta-N-acetylhexosaminidase, with product MVRFTGLSSKQEQAIEVLKSHISLPDVEVAVAQSDQASISTKGEGGHYQLTYRKPHQLYRALSLLATALVEGDKVEIEEQAAYEDLAYMADCSRNAVLNVASAKQMIEVLALMGYSTFELYMEDTYQIEGQPYFGYFRGAYSAEELQEIEAYAQQFDMTFVPCIQTLAHLSAFVKWGVKEVQELRDVEDILLIGEEKVYDLIDGMFATLSKLQTRKVNIGMDEAHLVGLGRYLILNGVVDRSLLMCQHLERVLDIADKYGFHCQMWSDMFFKLMSADGQYDRDVEIPEETRVYLDRLKDRVTLVYWDYYQDSEEKYNRNFRNHHKISHDLAFAGGAWKWIGFTPNNHFSRLIAIEANKACRANDIKEVIVTGWGDNGGETAQFSVLPSLQIWAELSYRNDLDRLSAHFQTNTGLSVEDFMQIDLANLLSDLPGNLSGINPNRYVFYQDILCPLLDRHMTPEQDKPHFAQAAETLANIKEKAGNYAYLFETQAQLNQILSSKVDVGRRLRQAYQADDKESLKQIAREELPKLRSQIEHFHALFSHQWLKENKVFGLDTVDIRMGGLLQRIKRAESRIEAYLAGQLDRIDELEVEILPFTDFYTDKDFAATTANQWHTIATASTIYTT from the coding sequence ATGGTAAGATTTACAGGACTTAGTTCCAAACAAGAGCAAGCTATTGAGGTTTTAAAAAGTCACATCTCTTTACCAGATGTAGAGGTAGCAGTTGCTCAGTCTGACCAAGCCTCTATCTCTACCAAGGGTGAGGGTGGCCACTATCAACTAACCTATCGCAAACCCCACCAACTTTATCGTGCCTTGTCCTTATTGGCAACAGCTCTAGTAGAAGGTGACAAGGTGGAGATTGAGGAGCAAGCGGCTTATGAAGATTTAGCCTACATGGCTGACTGTTCGCGAAATGCGGTGCTGAATGTGGCTTCTGCCAAGCAGATGATTGAAGTCTTGGCTCTCATGGGCTACTCAACCTTTGAGCTCTACATGGAAGACACTTATCAAATCGAGGGACAACCTTATTTTGGTTATTTCCGTGGAGCTTATTCAGCCGAAGAATTACAGGAAATCGAAGCCTATGCCCAGCAGTTTGACATGACCTTTGTGCCTTGCATCCAGACCCTGGCCCACTTGTCAGCCTTTGTCAAATGGGGTGTCAAAGAAGTGCAAGAACTCCGTGATGTAGAGGACATCCTCCTCATTGGCGAAGAAAAGGTTTATGATCTGATTGATGGCATGTTTGCTACTCTATCTAAACTGCAGACACGCAAGGTCAATATCGGCATGGACGAAGCCCACTTGGTTGGTTTGGGTCGCTATCTTATCTTAAACGGTGTTGTGGACCGTAGCCTCCTCATGTGTCAACATTTGGAGCGCGTGCTGGATATTGCCGATAAGTATGGTTTCCACTGCCAGATGTGGAGCGATATGTTCTTCAAACTCATGTCAGCAGATGGCCAGTACGACCGTGATGTCGAAATTCCAGAGGAAACTCGTGTCTACCTAGACCGTCTCAAAGACCGAGTGACTTTGGTTTATTGGGATTATTACCAGGATAGCGAGGAAAAATACAACCGCAATTTCCGCAACCATCACAAGATTAGCCATGACCTTGCCTTTGCAGGTGGTGCTTGGAAGTGGATTGGTTTCACACCCAACAACCATTTCAGCCGTCTTATCGCTATTGAAGCCAATAAAGCCTGCCGTGCCAATGATATCAAAGAAGTTATCGTGACAGGTTGGGGAGATAATGGTGGAGAAACAGCCCAATTCTCTGTCCTACCAAGTCTACAAATCTGGGCAGAACTCAGCTATCGCAATGATCTAGACCGTTTGTCTGCACACTTCCAGACCAATACAGGTTTATCGGTTGAAGATTTTATGCAGATTGACCTTGCTAACCTCTTGTCAGATCTACCAGGCAATCTCAGCGGCATCAATCCCAACCGCTATGTCTTTTATCAGGATATTCTCTGTCCGCTCCTTGACCGACACATGACACCTGAACAGGACAAACCGCACTTCGCTCAGGCTGCTGAGACGCTTGCTAACATTAAAGAAAAAGCTGGCAACTATGCCTACCTCTTTGAAACTCAGGCCCAGTTGAACCAGATTTTAAGCAGTAAAGTGGATGTGGGACGACGCCTTCGTCAGGCCTACCAAGCGGATGATAAAGAAAGCTTGAAACAAATCGCTAGAGAAGAACTGCCAAAACTTAGAAGCCAAATCGAGCACTTCCATGCCCTCTTTAGCCATCAATGGCTGAAAGAAAACAAGGTCTTTGGCTTGGATACGGTCGATATCCGCATGGGCGGACTCTTGCAACGGATCAAGCGAGCAGAAAGCCGTATCGAAGCTTATCTGGCTGGTCAGCTTGACCGCATCGACGAGCTAGAAGTGGAAATCCTGCCATTTACTGACTTTTACACAGATAAGGACTTCGCAGCCACAACAGCCAACCAGTGGCATACTATTGCGACAGCTTCAACCATCTACACGACCTAA
- a CDS encoding ROK family protein yields MTIATIDIGGTGIKFASLTPDGKILNKTSIPTPESLEDLLAWLDQRLSEQDYSGIAMSVPGAVNQETGVIDGFSAVPYIHGFSWYEALSSYQLPVHLENDANCVGLSELLAHPELENAACVVIGTGIGGAMIINGRLHRGRHGLGGEFGYMTTLAPAEKLNNWSQLASTGNMVRYVIEKSGQTDWDGRKVYQEAAAGNALCQEAIERMNRNLAQGLLNIQYLIDPDVINLGGSISQNPDFIQGVKEAVDDFVATYEEYTVAPFIQACTYHADANLYGALVNWLQEENQW; encoded by the coding sequence ATGACTATTGCAACGATTGATATCGGAGGGACTGGGATTAAGTTTGCCAGTCTAACTCCTGATGGGAAAATACTGAATAAGACAAGCATTCCAACGCCTGAAAGTTTGGAGGATTTACTAGCTTGGTTAGACCAGCGCTTGTCAGAGCAGGATTACAGTGGGATTGCTATGAGTGTTCCAGGTGCGGTCAATCAAGAGACAGGTGTGATTGATGGCTTCAGTGCGGTGCCCTACATTCACGGATTTTCTTGGTATGAGGCGCTTAGCTCTTATCAGCTACCTGTCCATCTAGAAAATGATGCAAACTGCGTTGGACTCAGTGAACTACTGGCTCATCCAGAACTTGAAAATGCAGCCTGTGTCGTGATTGGGACAGGGATTGGCGGAGCCATGATTATCAATGGTAGACTTCATCGAGGTCGTCACGGCCTGGGTGGGGAATTTGGCTACATGACCACCCTTGCCCCTGCTGAAAAGCTCAACAACTGGTCGCAACTAGCATCAACTGGAAATATGGTGCGATACGTGATTGAAAAATCTGGTCAAACCGATTGGGATGGCCGAAAGGTTTACCAAGAGGCTGCAGCAGGTAATGCCCTTTGTCAAGAAGCTATTGAGCGTATGAACCGTAATCTGGCGCAAGGCTTGCTCAATATCCAGTATCTCATCGACCCAGATGTCATCAATCTGGGAGGCTCTATCAGTCAAAATCCAGACTTTATCCAAGGTGTCAAGGAAGCTGTTGACGACTTTGTTGCTACCTACGAAGAATACACGGTCGCACCTTTCATTCAAGCCTGCACTTATCATGCAGATGCTAATCTCTACGGTGCCCTTGTCAACTGGCTACAGGAGGAAAATCAATGGTAA
- a CDS encoding alpha-mannosidase: MENVVVHIISHSHWDREWYLPFESHRMQLVELFDNLFDLFENDPEFKSFHLDGQTIVLDDYLEIRPENRDKVQRYIDEGKLKIGPFYILQDDYLISSEANVRNTLIGQQEAAKWGKSTQIGYFPDTFGNMGQAPQILQKSGIHVAAFGRGVKPIGFDNQVLEDEQFTSQFSEMYWQGADGSRVLGILFANWYSNGNEIPVDKDEALTFWKQKLADVSDYASTNQWLMMNGCDHQPVQKNLSEAIRVANELFPDVTFVHSSFDEYVQAVESALPEQLSTVTGELTSQETDGWYTLANTSSSRIYLKQAFQENSNLLEQVVEPLTIITGGHNHKDQLTYAWKTLLQNAPHDSICGCSVDEVHREMETRFAKVNQVGNFVKSNLLNEWKGKIATAKAQSDYLFTVINTGLHDKVDTVSTVIDVATCDFKELHPTEGYKKMAALTLPSYRVEDLDGRPVEAKIEDLGANFEYDLPKDKFRQARIARQVRVTIPVHLAPLSWTTFQLLEGEQEHRDGIYQNGVIDTPFVTVSVDDNITVYDKTTHEAYEDFIRFEDRGDIGNEYIYFQPKGTEPIYAELKGYEVLENTARYAKILLKHELTVPVSADEKLEEEQKGIIEFMKREAGRSEELTSIPLETEMTIFIDNPQIRFKTRFTNTAQDHRIRLLVKTHNSRPSNDSESIYEVVTRPNKPAASWENPENPQHQQAFVSLYDDEKGVTVSNKGLNEYEILGDDTIAVTILRASGELGDWGYFPTPEAQCLREFEVEYALECHQAGERFSAFRRAKAFQVPFTALQVAKQEGSVAATGSLFNHPALNLPQVCPTAFKVAENEEGYVLRYYNMSQENIRVSEKQQTILDLLERPYPVHSGLLAPQEIRTEFIKKEEI; the protein is encoded by the coding sequence ATGGAAAATGTTGTTGTACATATCATCTCTCACAGTCACTGGGATCGTGAGTGGTATCTACCTTTTGAAAGTCACCGTATGCAATTGGTGGAACTTTTTGACAATCTTTTTGATCTTTTTGAAAATGACCCTGAGTTCAAGAGTTTCCACTTGGATGGACAAACCATTGTCCTTGATGACTACTTGGAGATTCGCCCTGAAAATCGCGACAAAGTCCAACGATACATCGACGAAGGCAAATTGAAGATTGGGCCTTTCTACATCTTGCAAGATGACTACTTGATTTCAAGTGAAGCCAATGTCCGTAATACTCTTATCGGTCAGCAGGAGGCTGCAAAATGGGGCAAATCTACTCAGATTGGTTACTTCCCAGATACCTTTGGAAATATGGGGCAGGCTCCTCAAATCCTTCAAAAATCAGGCATTCACGTAGCAGCCTTTGGTCGCGGTGTCAAACCGATTGGATTTGATAACCAAGTCCTCGAAGATGAGCAGTTTACTTCCCAGTTTTCCGAAATGTACTGGCAGGGTGCAGACGGAAGTCGTGTCCTCGGTATCCTCTTTGCCAACTGGTATAGTAATGGAAATGAAATTCCAGTTGATAAAGACGAGGCCTTGACCTTCTGGAAACAAAAACTGGCAGACGTGAGTGACTACGCTTCGACCAACCAATGGTTGATGATGAACGGCTGTGACCACCAGCCTGTGCAGAAAAATCTGAGTGAAGCCATTCGTGTGGCAAATGAACTCTTCCCAGATGTGACCTTTGTTCATAGTTCTTTTGATGAATATGTCCAAGCTGTGGAAAGTGCCCTACCAGAGCAATTATCAACGGTTACAGGTGAGTTGACCAGTCAGGAAACAGACGGCTGGTACACACTTGCCAACACTTCTTCATCTCGTATTTACCTCAAACAAGCCTTCCAAGAAAATAGCAATCTCCTCGAGCAAGTTGTAGAACCCTTGACGATTATCACTGGGGGTCATAACCACAAGGACCAGTTGACCTATGCTTGGAAAACACTTTTGCAGAATGCGCCACACGATAGTATCTGTGGCTGTAGCGTGGACGAAGTTCACCGCGAGATGGAAACGCGTTTTGCCAAGGTCAACCAAGTTGGAAACTTTGTTAAGAGTAATCTTCTTAACGAATGGAAGGGTAAAATCGCTACAGCTAAGGCTCAAAGTGATTATCTCTTTACTGTCATTAACACAGGCCTGCATGATAAGGTCGATACTGTCAGCACAGTGATTGATGTGGCGACTTGTGATTTCAAGGAATTGCACCCAACAGAAGGTTACAAGAAGATGGCTGCCTTAACCTTGCCAAGTTATCGTGTGGAGGACTTGGATGGGCGTCCTGTAGAGGCTAAAATCGAAGATTTGGGAGCTAATTTTGAGTACGATTTACCAAAAGACAAGTTCCGCCAAGCTCGTATTGCTCGACAAGTGCGCGTGACCATTCCAGTTCACCTAGCGCCACTTTCTTGGACAACCTTCCAATTACTGGAAGGAGAGCAAGAACACCGCGACGGTATTTACCAAAACGGGGTGATTGATACGCCATTTGTAACGGTGAGTGTGGACGACAACATCACAGTCTATGACAAGACAACTCACGAAGCCTATGAAGATTTTATCCGCTTCGAAGACCGTGGGGACATCGGAAACGAGTATATCTATTTCCAACCAAAAGGAACAGAGCCAATCTATGCAGAGCTTAAGGGTTATGAGGTCTTGGAAAACACAGCTCGCTACGCTAAGATTTTGCTCAAACATGAATTGACCGTACCTGTCAGTGCCGATGAAAAGCTAGAAGAAGAGCAAAAAGGCATAATCGAGTTTATGAAGCGTGAAGCTGGACGTTCAGAAGAATTGACAAGCATTCCTCTTGAAACTGAGATGACTATCTTCATTGATAATCCACAAATTCGCTTTAAAACTCGCTTTACCAATACTGCCCAAGACCACCGTATCCGTCTCTTGGTCAAGACTCATAACTCGCGTCCAAGCAATGATTCTGAAAGCATCTATGAGGTGGTGACACGACCAAACAAACCAGCAGCTTCATGGGAAAATCCTGAAAATCCTCAACACCAACAAGCCTTTGTCAGCCTGTATGACGATGAAAAAGGTGTGACTGTATCCAACAAGGGATTGAATGAATACGAAATCCTTGGAGACGACACTATTGCAGTGACTATTCTGCGTGCATCCGGTGAGCTAGGTGACTGGGGCTACTTCCCAACACCAGAAGCACAATGTTTGCGTGAGTTTGAAGTCGAGTATGCTCTCGAATGTCACCAAGCAGGGGAACGCTTCTCAGCTTTCCGTCGTGCCAAAGCCTTCCAGGTGCCATTTACAGCTCTTCAAGTTGCAAAACAAGAGGGTAGCGTTGCAGCAACGGGTAGCCTCTTTAACCATCCGGCACTGAACTTGCCACAAGTCTGCCCAACAGCCTTTAAGGTGGCTGAGAATGAAGAAGGTTATGTCCTTCGTTACTACAACATGAGTCAAGAAAATATCCGTGTGTCTGAAAAACAACAAACTATTCTTGACTTGTTGGAACGCCCATACCCAGTCCATTCAGGACTATTGGCACCACAAGAGATTCGTACAGAATTCATCAAAAAAGAAGAAATTTAA
- a CDS encoding glycoside hydrolase family 125 protein has product MIYSKEIVSEWLDEVAERAKDYPEWVDVFERCYTDTLDNTVEILEDGSTFVLTGDIPAMWLRDSTAQLRPYLHVAKRDALLRQTIAGLVKHQMTLILKDPYANSFNIEENWKGHHETDHTELNGWIWERKYEVDSLCYPLQLAYLLWKETGETSQFDETFVAATKEILHLWTVEQDHKNSPYRFVRDTDRKEDTLVNDGFGPDFAVTGMTWSAFRPSDDCCQYSYLIPSNMFAVVVLGYVQEIFATLNLADSESIIADAKRLQAEIQEGIENYAYTTNSKGEKIYAFEVDGLGNASIMDDPNVPSLLAAPYLGYCDVNDEVYQATRRTILSPENPYFYQGEYASGLGSSHTFYRYIWPIALSIQGLTATDKAEKKFLLDQLVACDGGTGVMHESFHVDDPTLYSREWFSWANMMFCELVLDYLDIR; this is encoded by the coding sequence ATGATTTATTCAAAAGAAATTGTTAGCGAGTGGCTAGATGAAGTGGCAGAGCGGGCTAAGGACTATCCAGAGTGGGTGGATGTCTTTGAGCGTTGCTACACAGACACCTTGGACAATACGGTTGAAATCCTAGAAGATGGTTCAACCTTTGTACTCACTGGTGATATTCCTGCTATGTGGCTTCGAGATTCAACAGCCCAACTCAGACCCTACCTTCATGTGGCTAAAAGAGATGCCCTCCTGCGTCAGACCATTGCAGGTCTGGTCAAACATCAGATGACTTTGATTCTCAAAGATCCCTATGCCAACTCTTTTAATATTGAGGAAAACTGGAAGGGTCACCACGAAACAGACCATACAGAATTGAATGGCTGGATTTGGGAGCGCAAGTATGAAGTGGATTCTCTTTGCTATCCCTTGCAATTGGCTTATCTCCTTTGGAAAGAAACTGGTGAGACGAGCCAATTTGATGAGACTTTTGTCGCAGCGACCAAGGAGATTCTCCATCTCTGGACGGTGGAGCAAGACCACAAGAACTCACCATACCGTTTCGTCCGTGATACCGATCGTAAGGAGGATACGCTGGTAAATGATGGCTTTGGCCCTGATTTTGCGGTGACAGGGATGACCTGGTCAGCCTTCCGTCCAAGTGATGACTGCTGTCAGTATAGTTACTTGATTCCGTCCAATATGTTTGCAGTCGTTGTCTTAGGTTATGTCCAAGAAATCTTTGCTACATTGAATCTAGCTGATAGTGAAAGCATCATTGCTGATGCTAAACGCCTGCAGGCTGAGATCCAAGAAGGAATCGAAAACTATGCCTACACGACTAACAGCAAAGGCGAGAAAATCTATGCCTTTGAAGTGGATGGTCTAGGAAATGCTAGCATCATGGACGATCCTAACGTGCCAAGCTTGTTAGCTGCTCCCTATCTTGGTTACTGTGATGTCAACGATGAAGTGTATCAAGCAACTCGTCGCACTATTCTCAGTCCTGAAAATCCCTACTTCTACCAAGGGGAGTACGCTAGCGGTCTCGGAAGTTCTCATACCTTCTATCGTTATATATGGCCGATTGCCCTATCGATCCAAGGTTTAACAGCTACAGATAAAGCTGAGAAAAAATTCTTGCTAGATCAGTTGGTTGCCTGCGATGGCGGAACAGGTGTGATGCACGAAAGCTTCCACGTAGACGATCCGACACTCTACTCACGCGAATGGTTCTCATGGGCCAACATGATGTTCTGCGAATTGGTCTTGGATTACCTAGATATTCGCTAA
- a CDS encoding GH92 family glycosyl hydrolase, with protein sequence MKPLLETIDTRFGTASKHAFSRGNTLPYTGVPFGMNYFVPQTSDQKGSWFFDPHLPIFQGIRLTHQPSPWIGDYSWLLLTPVTGLLGGDSLFHRQSSYDMDNTSFQPHYLKLFSERYQIETQLSPTCYGASIRLEQKQGKALFLYLHAADELTVEQIDKRTLALRQEGETKTNKSPLVMFTALAFSTDILSINQVKQDWRIDLAGAEALVQLATSFISKEQALFNLPRKDFEETKSEAKTSWENLLGRFDVVETGSVDRTFFDHCLYRLFLFPQTFYEVSEQGEEIHIDLASGTIKPGPLFTNNGFWDTFRTSFPLFALIIPEHYRQFLEGFLNSYRDTGYLPKWLAPDERGMMPGTLIDGLIADSACKNMAPEFEEEFLKAMIKTATKADPKAINGRHGLVQYQKLGYLSTDFHESVSHTLDYAYSDFCISTCAAKLGQEELAQAYAQYAKNYQNLFDPETGYMRARDVDDNFRPDFSPYSWGRDYAECSAIQASLGVLHDIPGLIQLMGGKEAFSNYLLKTCQDAPLFETTGYGYEIHEMSEMATAPFGQLAISNQPSFHIPYLFRYSDYPDYTALLIKTLRQKAFHPSWEAYPGDEDNGSLSAWYIWSALGFYPTCPGKPNYALGIPLFDHLRIYLAREDKWLDIYAKQNHSHFNFVKECRLDKILVSTIQHQDFLKAEQLTFTLSWLPSH encoded by the coding sequence ATGAAACCACTACTTGAAACCATTGATACGCGTTTTGGAACAGCCAGTAAACACGCCTTTTCACGAGGAAACACCCTCCCCTACACAGGTGTTCCTTTTGGCATGAATTACTTTGTGCCTCAGACCAGTGACCAGAAGGGCTCTTGGTTTTTCGATCCGCATCTACCTATCTTTCAGGGGATTCGACTAACCCACCAGCCCAGTCCTTGGATTGGGGACTACTCTTGGCTCTTATTGACACCTGTCACAGGCCTGCTAGGTGGAGACAGCCTCTTCCATCGTCAGTCTTCTTATGATATGGACAATACCTCTTTCCAACCCCATTATCTGAAGCTTTTTTCTGAGCGCTATCAGATCGAAACGCAGTTAAGTCCTACTTGCTATGGTGCTTCTATTCGTTTGGAGCAAAAGCAAGGCAAAGCCCTCTTCCTCTATCTTCACGCAGCAGATGAACTGACCGTAGAGCAAATCGATAAGCGAACTCTGGCCCTACGACAAGAAGGTGAAACCAAAACCAACAAAAGTCCTCTCGTCATGTTCACTGCCCTCGCATTCTCTACGGATATTTTATCTATCAATCAAGTGAAGCAAGATTGGCGTATCGACTTGGCTGGAGCAGAAGCTCTAGTTCAACTAGCTACTTCTTTTATTTCTAAAGAACAGGCCCTCTTTAATCTGCCTAGAAAAGACTTTGAAGAAACGAAATCAGAGGCTAAAACAAGTTGGGAAAACCTTCTAGGCCGTTTTGATGTCGTGGAAACTGGCTCTGTAGACCGAACATTTTTTGATCATTGTCTATACAGACTCTTTCTTTTTCCACAAACCTTTTATGAGGTTAGTGAACAGGGAGAAGAGATTCATATAGACCTCGCTTCAGGAACAATTAAACCAGGTCCTCTCTTTACCAATAATGGTTTCTGGGATACCTTCCGCACTTCATTCCCACTCTTTGCCCTGATTATTCCAGAGCACTATCGTCAGTTCCTTGAAGGCTTCCTCAATAGCTACCGCGACACTGGATATCTTCCTAAGTGGCTTGCCCCTGATGAAAGAGGAATGATGCCTGGCACTTTGATTGATGGTCTTATTGCAGATAGCGCCTGCAAAAACATGGCACCTGAGTTTGAAGAAGAATTTCTCAAAGCCATGATCAAAACTGCGACCAAGGCAGATCCAAAAGCTATCAATGGACGACACGGCCTGGTCCAATACCAAAAGCTAGGATACCTATCTACGGACTTCCATGAAAGTGTCAGTCATACACTGGACTATGCTTACAGTGATTTTTGCATCTCTACCTGCGCAGCAAAATTAGGTCAAGAAGAGCTGGCACAAGCCTATGCTCAATATGCTAAGAATTATCAAAACTTATTTGACCCTGAAACAGGCTATATGAGGGCGCGTGATGTAGATGACAACTTTCGTCCTGACTTTTCTCCCTATAGTTGGGGGCGAGATTACGCCGAATGTTCAGCTATTCAAGCCAGTCTAGGTGTCTTACATGACATCCCAGGCTTAATCCAGCTTATGGGTGGAAAAGAAGCCTTTAGCAACTATCTTTTGAAAACCTGTCAAGATGCTCCCCTCTTTGAGACAACAGGCTATGGTTACGAGATTCACGAAATGAGCGAAATGGCTACTGCTCCTTTTGGGCAACTTGCCATTTCCAATCAGCCGAGCTTCCACATTCCTTATCTCTTCCGTTACAGTGACTACCCTGACTACACTGCCCTTCTTATCAAGACACTCCGTCAGAAGGCCTTTCACCCAAGTTGGGAAGCCTATCCTGGCGATGAAGACAATGGCAGTCTCTCAGCCTGGTACATCTGGTCTGCTCTTGGATTTTATCCGACCTGTCCAGGCAAACCAAACTATGCCCTCGGAATCCCTCTCTTTGACCATCTTCGTATCTACCTGGCTAGAGAAGATAAATGGCTGGATATCTATGCTAAGCAAAACCATAGCCACTTCAACTTTGTCAAAGAATGCCGACTGGACAAAATACTCGTATCAACTATTCAACACCAAGACTTCTTAAAAGCTGAGCAACTAACCTTTACACTTAGCTGGTTGCCAAGTCACTAG